CCGAAGCCCCGGCAGACCAGCTCCTCACGGAAGGTCAGTGCCTCAGCAACGGCCTGGCCCCGCTCATTGCGGTAGTTGATGACCACGGTGTCCACGGATGCGCGGACATCCTCGACAGTGAAATGAACATCAGGCAGCTGCCGGAGCCCCTCGGGACCAGTACGCGCGCAAAGCATCCTTGCCGCGCACCTCACCGGACGAGCCACCTGTTGCCAGTCGCCGTCCGCCGAAGCATTCGGTCGCGCGGCGCTCTCGCCCTCCAGCAGGAGATGCGGAGTCCGACCAGTGACCGGCCGGGCAGACCAGCCCCGGACCGGTGACCAACGCCGCTCGTTGCGCGTCCAGTTCAGGTCCGAGCACGGCGCTGGCACGGGTCGGCTCGAACGTCCAGGGGCCGGCCGAACCGCTCGGTCTCAGTTCGTCCGACGGGACCGGGCAGAGACGCTTGCGGTGCGGGAGGAGGTGGCAGGCATCTCGAGCTCGTCCTCCGGGTCGGCTTCGAGGTAGTTGTCCCCGTAGACCGGTTCGATGAAGACGTTGCTGTAGTCGGGCTTTGCGGGACGAGGGACATGGGCGGCGACCTCGTTGTGCTGCTGCGGTGCTGAAGGGGACATGTGGTTCCTTGGTGTTTTACGGCTGTGAGCGGTGGTCAGGCTGCGATGGTGGCTCGGTCGGGCCCACCTCGACGAGGGTCTGGATGCGGCGCGGGCCGGCCAGCACGTCGGGGGCCGATACCGCGGCCCAGATGTCGGCGAGGTGCAGCTTCGCCGACGCGGCCGTGGAGACGATGCTCTCGGGCCCGTCCGGTGTGACGTCGTACCGGGTGTCAGTGTCGGCGAGCGGCTGTGAATCGCTCCAGATCCTCTATTCGATGATCATGTTACGTGATCGGGCTCGGCAAAGCGCGTCGGACGACGCATGGGGTGAGCCCTCCCACGTTCGGATGGGTGGACCGCAGGCCCGGTGCTCTCCGCGCGAGTGGCTTCGGGAGGCATTTTGAGGAGGCGGCCCCGGTGAGGGTAGCGCGGGGAACGCTTGGGGAGCGCATCGGCGGTCAGGTCGTTTCCGGTGCCGTGGTACCAGCGTAGTGATCGGCGATCTCGTCGCTGGTCGTGAGCCACACCCCTGGGTGGTTGGCGATGTACTCGAGCGCCTGGTCCAGGTACCTGTGCCGGAAGGGCTGGTTGATGACGAAAGGGTGCAGGACCAGCGACATCACGCGGCCGCTGTTCTCCGCATCGGCGTAGAGCTGGTCGAGTTGATCTTTGACGAGCTGGAGGAAGTCCGGGCCGCTCAGGCTCTTGCCGACGAACAGTTGGACGTCGTTGACCTCGATGGAATAGGGCACGCTCAGCATGCCCGGCACGTTCAATCGGTAGGGCTGGTCGTCGTTGGCCCAGTCGAGCACGTAGTCCAGGCCCAGCTCGGCGAGCAGCTCGGGCGTGCGGAAGGTCTCGGTGAGCGCCGGGCCCAGCCAGCCGCGCGGCTTGCGTCCGGTCGCCTTTTCGATGGTGCCGATCACCTCGGCCAAGTAGGAGCGCTCCTCTTCCGGGGACATACCGGCTTGGAGGACGGAGTTGTTCTTGCCGTGGGCGGCCCAGACCCAGTCCCGGTCCCGACCCGCTCGGATGATCTGCGGGTAGCGCCCGGCGACGTCGGAATTGAGCATCACACTTGCGCGAATCCGGTGCCGGTCGAGGCTCTCGATCAGCCGCCAGATGCCCACCCGGGGCCCGTAGTCGCGCCAGCCATAGTTCAGTGGGTCGGGCGCCAGCGCCTTGGTATCGGGAAAGATGCTCGTCGAGGGGCGGTCGATCCGGTAGTGCTCAACGTTCAGCCCGACGTAGAAGGCGATCCGGGCGCCGTTCGGCCAGCGGATCGGTTCGCGCTCGACGATAGGGCTGTAGTCGAAGAGTTGATTGTCCATCAGTTCTTACCTCGTGACGATTGAACACCGGGGGCGAGCAGGGGGGTTGGGCCCTGCGGTGGGGCTCTGCGGGATGCGTGGGTGTGTATCGTCGAACCCTCACATTGATGAGAACGTCAATGCGGTGATGTGTGAGGTGGGCCATATGCGCATCGGAGAACTGTCGGACCGCACCGGCACCCCCCGCCGGTTGTTGCGCTACTACGAGGAACAGGGCCTGATCGCCGCGGGTCGCAGTGCCAACGGCTACCGTGAGTACGACGAACGCTTCGTCGACCGCGTCCTACAGATCAGAGGGCTGCTCAACGCCGGACTGCCGACGCGCATCATCAAGCAGATCCTGCCCTGCCTCGACAAACCCCGGGACCTCTACTTCCCCGATGCCACACCGGAAATGATCGCGACGCTGACACACGAACGGGACAGGATGACGGACCGCATCCGGTGTCTGATCCGCAACCGTGACGCGATCGGCGAGTACCTCGACGCGGTGCTGGAGTACAACCGGGCCGACGCCGAAGTCGCGACACCCGCAGAGTCGCCATCCGACCGCTAGCGGCCTGGCGCAAACCGGCCCGGTGCAAAGAACACGGGCCCACACCCCGATCGGTGCCGACGGAGGCCGAACCGGGCGCCGGGTCGTTAGCGGGACGTCAGCCGGGCGTGAGCCAAACGCCAGCGGGTCCGGCCAGGCTGGTCTCGCAGCGGGACAGCGACTCCGCGAGTCCCGCACGATCACACGGGGGACCTCAGCATGCGCACATCGCGAATCGGCACCACCGCACTGGCCGCCGCCACCGCCGCACTGGCCCTGACCCTGACCGCCTGCGGCGGCTCGGACAGCGCCAACGGAGCGAAGGCCGACACGAGCCGGAGCGGCAGCACGGCCGACGGCTCGCAGACCTCGGACACGACCGCGGGGACGGAGGGAACCGCCGGGACGGAGGGAACCGCCGGAACGGGCGGTGGAAACGGGACGAGGTCGTCCCGGGCCTCCACCGGCACCGGACACGGCGCTTCCGGTTCCGGCTCGCACGACTCCGGCTCCGGCTCACGGGCCGGCTCCGGCAAGGTGACCACCGTCGGCTCCACGGACACCCGCCAGTGTCACGGCGACGAGATCTCCTACTCCGTACTCCACCGCTTCCCGAAGCAGCAGGGCGAGCACCTCCTGATCACCGCGCGGAACGCCGACTCCAAGCCCTGCTGGGTCACTTCGTACCCGTCCGTCATCCTCGGGGACACCTCCAACGTCCTGCACCACTCCCCCAAGGACACCCCGGGCGGCAACACCCGCATCACCATCAAGCCCGGCGGCAAGGTCTACTCCGCCGTGAACCTCTTCACCGAAAGCGCGGCCACCCACACATCGGGGACCTTCTCCCTCGCCCTGCGCGACCAGAGCGGCGACACCGGCCCGGCCACCGAGCAAGACGCCTTCGACAGCAAGGGCGTGCCCTCGAAGTTCACCTGGACCAGCGCCGACGTCACCAACTGGAACACCACCAAGCCCTACGACTTCTGAGCAAGTCCCGCTCGGACGCCGTGCGGGGCTCCCGCTCGCCGCCACCACTCCCCGTTCAGTCGCATCGCCCACCCCATGGCCGAGATCGCCGAACTCCGCCATGGGGTGGGCGTGGGGCGGTGGCGGTGGTGGCCGGTGGTGGTGGCGCTGCCGGGGGGGCGTCCGTCGGCGCCGTAGGGACCCGCGGCGTCGGTATTGCGGTGGGCATTCAGCCCTGCTCGTGCGGCCCGACGCGTCAACACCGGTTTTCTATCGGTTAGTTGGTATACAGGAGCAATGTCACACTTATCCGCACTACACGGAGTGGCCCACCTCCGGCTGCTCGGTCCCGTCGAATATGTTTCGGCTGACGGAACGGCAGGACGGCCCGGAGCGCCGGGGCCACAGGCCGTGCTGACGGCGCTGGCACTCCGTGCGGGGACCCTGGTGACGATCGACCAGCTGGTGGACGGTCTGTACGACGACGATCCGCCTGCCTCCGCCCGCCGAGTGATCGTGAACTACGTCCATCGGCTGCGGACATACCTCGACCGCGCGCACGCCGCGGGCGGGGAGGGTGGCGCCGCGGCGGGTGGAGACGGTGGGGCCACGGCCATCGGGACCATGGCGGACGGCTACGTCCTGCGACTGCCGGCAGAGCGTGTCGACGCGCTGCTGTTCGGCCACCTCACACTGCGGGCCCGGCGGGCGGCCGCGCAGGGCGATCCCGCGTACGCCGCATCCGTCCTGAAGGGGGCGCTCGATATGTGGCAGGGCCCGGCGCTGGCCGGGCTTCCAGGGCCCTACGCGCAGGAGCAGCGCCGGGCGCTGGCCGAACAGCGGGCCTCGGCGACGGAGCACCACCTGGAACTGTCGCTGGCGTGCGGGCGGCATGAGGAGGTGGTGCCGGAGATCCTGTGCGCCCTGGAGGCCTATCCGTACCGGGAGCGGCTGCACGGTGCACTGATGCTGGCCCTGTACCGGTCGGGGCGGAGCGCCGATGCGCTGCTGGCCTACGATCACGCCCGCCAGGTACTCGCGGACGAGATGGGCATCGATACGGGCCCCGCACTCGACGAGTTGCACGCCGCGGTTCTGGCGGGTGACCGGGCTCTGTTAGCGGTTCCTGATACGGCGAGGATCGCTGCCG
This Streptomyces decoyicus DNA region includes the following protein-coding sequences:
- a CDS encoding polysaccharide deacetylase family protein; translated protein: MDNQLFDYSPIVEREPIRWPNGARIAFYVGLNVEHYRIDRPSTSIFPDTKALAPDPLNYGWRDYGPRVGIWRLIESLDRHRIRASVMLNSDVAGRYPQIIRAGRDRDWVWAAHGKNNSVLQAGMSPEEERSYLAEVIGTIEKATGRKPRGWLGPALTETFRTPELLAELGLDYVLDWANDDQPYRLNVPGMLSVPYSIEVNDVQLFVGKSLSGPDFLQLVKDQLDQLYADAENSGRVMSLVLHPFVINQPFRHRYLDQALEYIANHPGVWLTTSDEIADHYAGTTAPETT
- a CDS encoding DUF4232 domain-containing protein, whose protein sequence is MRTSRIGTTALAAATAALALTLTACGGSDSANGAKADTSRSGSTADGSQTSDTTAGTEGTAGTEGTAGTGGGNGTRSSRASTGTGHGASGSGSHDSGSGSRAGSGKVTTVGSTDTRQCHGDEISYSVLHRFPKQQGEHLLITARNADSKPCWVTSYPSVILGDTSNVLHHSPKDTPGGNTRITIKPGGKVYSAVNLFTESAATHTSGTFSLALRDQSGDTGPATEQDAFDSKGVPSKFTWTSADVTNWNTTKPYDF
- a CDS encoding MerR family transcriptional regulator; this encodes MRIGELSDRTGTPRRLLRYYEEQGLIAAGRSANGYREYDERFVDRVLQIRGLLNAGLPTRIIKQILPCLDKPRDLYFPDATPEMIATLTHERDRMTDRIRCLIRNRDAIGEYLDAVLEYNRADAEVATPAESPSDR